In one Denitratisoma sp. genomic region, the following are encoded:
- a CDS encoding DEAD/DEAH box helicase has translation MTFEELGLLPELLKAVADAGYTEPTPIQAQAIPVVLAGKDVMGGAQTGTGKTAGFVLPLLQRLARHASTSPSPARHPVRALILTPTRELAMQVHESVQTYGKYIPLRDLVVYGGVDIKPQTEALRRGVEIVVATPGRLLDHVQQKSVNFNSVEVLVLDEADRMLDMGFIPDIKRILAMLPKERQSLLFSATFSEEIKKLADTMLKAPVLIEVARRNAVTETVTHRMHPVDQDNKRQLLAHLLKTSSLKQVLVFVGTKFGASRLAHYLEKQGIEATAIHGDKSQQQRTEALDDFKSGKARVLVATDVAARGLDIDDLPHVINFELPHVPEDYVHRIGRTGRAGKEGDATSLVCAEERGKLAEIEKLIKRPIEQVVVPGFEPGSDFSGPVEKGRRGRGGRPEKGEGREKSEVSREKPPAPRREPRGRDEGRERREPRRVEPAKAKLPKLDFDPSKPYESRGSSEDAAAPEPKRSHHRPKRPVPALLGGLPKPEPETEK, from the coding sequence ATGACTTTCGAAGAACTCGGGCTGCTGCCCGAACTGCTCAAGGCGGTGGCCGATGCCGGCTACACCGAGCCCACCCCCATCCAGGCCCAGGCCATCCCCGTCGTGCTCGCCGGCAAGGACGTCATGGGCGGCGCCCAGACCGGCACCGGCAAGACCGCCGGCTTCGTCCTGCCGCTGCTGCAGCGCCTCGCCCGCCACGCCAGCACCAGCCCGTCGCCGGCCCGCCATCCGGTGCGCGCGCTGATCCTCACGCCGACGCGCGAGCTGGCCATGCAGGTGCACGAGAGCGTGCAGACCTACGGCAAGTACATCCCGCTGCGCGACCTGGTCGTCTACGGCGGCGTGGACATCAAGCCGCAGACCGAGGCGCTGCGCCGCGGCGTCGAGATCGTCGTCGCCACGCCGGGGCGCCTGCTCGACCACGTACAGCAGAAGAGCGTCAACTTCAACAGCGTCGAGGTGCTGGTGCTGGACGAAGCCGACCGCATGCTCGACATGGGCTTCATCCCCGACATCAAGCGCATCCTCGCCATGCTGCCGAAGGAGCGCCAGAGCCTGCTCTTCTCGGCCACCTTCTCCGAGGAAATCAAGAAGCTCGCCGACACCATGCTGAAGGCGCCGGTGCTGATCGAGGTGGCGCGCCGCAACGCCGTCACCGAGACGGTGACGCACCGCATGCACCCGGTGGACCAGGACAACAAGCGGCAGCTGCTCGCGCACCTGCTGAAGACCAGCAGCCTGAAGCAGGTGCTGGTCTTCGTCGGCACCAAGTTCGGCGCCAGCCGCCTCGCCCACTACCTCGAGAAGCAGGGCATCGAGGCCACCGCGATCCACGGCGACAAGAGCCAGCAGCAGCGCACCGAAGCGCTGGACGATTTCAAGAGCGGCAAGGCGCGCGTGCTGGTCGCCACCGACGTCGCCGCGCGCGGCCTCGACATCGACGACCTGCCGCACGTCATCAACTTCGAGCTGCCGCACGTGCCGGAAGACTATGTGCACCGCATCGGCCGCACCGGCCGCGCCGGCAAGGAAGGCGACGCCACCTCGCTGGTCTGCGCCGAGGAGCGCGGCAAGCTGGCCGAGATCGAGAAGCTCATCAAGCGCCCGATCGAGCAGGTGGTCGTGCCCGGCTTCGAGCCGGGGTCGGACTTCTCCGGACCGGTCGAAAAAGGACGCCGCGGCCGCGGCGGACGCCCCGAGAAGGGCGAAGGCCGCGAGAAGAGCGAGGTCAGCCGCGAGAAACCCCCCGCTCCGCGCCGCGAGCCGCGCGGCCGCGACGAAGGACGCGAGCGGCGCGAGCCGCGCCGCGTCGAGCCGGCCAAGGCGAAGCTGCCCAAGCTGGACTTCGACCCGAGCAAACCCTACGAATCGCGCGGCAGCAGCGAGGATGCGGCGGCACCGGAGCCGAAGCGATCGCACCACCGGCCCAAGCGCCCGGTGCCGGCGCTGCTGGGCGGCTTGCCCAAGCCCGAGCCGGAAACCGAGAAGTAA
- a CDS encoding ferredoxin--NADP reductase, whose amino-acid sequence MAQWIEGQVVERIDWTDRLHSLRIEAAIEPFRAGQFTKLGLQIGDEVVGRPYSIVSAPGDPVLEFYFSTVPEGPLSPRLSELKAGDSIQVAPKPNGFLVLDEVPPAIHLWLVSTGTGIGPFLSILKTPDPWQRFQRVVLVHAARTADELTYRRAISRVMEAEPKRFAYIPFLSRESADYALAGRIPQAIADGRLEARAGLGLDATLAHVMLCGNPAMVEDATAALAARGFRKHRRKEPGQISMETYW is encoded by the coding sequence ATGGCGCAGTGGATCGAAGGACAAGTCGTCGAGCGCATCGACTGGACCGATCGCCTGCACTCCCTGCGCATCGAGGCGGCCATCGAGCCCTTCCGTGCCGGCCAGTTCACCAAGCTCGGCCTGCAGATCGGCGACGAGGTCGTCGGCCGCCCCTACTCCATCGTCAGCGCGCCGGGCGACCCCGTGCTCGAGTTCTATTTCTCGACGGTGCCGGAAGGCCCGCTCTCGCCGCGCCTGTCCGAACTGAAGGCCGGCGACAGCATCCAGGTGGCGCCGAAGCCGAACGGCTTCCTCGTCCTCGACGAGGTGCCGCCGGCGATCCACCTCTGGCTGGTGTCGACCGGCACCGGCATCGGTCCCTTCCTCTCCATCCTGAAAACGCCCGATCCCTGGCAGCGCTTCCAGCGCGTCGTGCTGGTGCACGCCGCCCGCACGGCGGACGAGCTCACCTACCGCCGCGCCATCTCCCGCGTCATGGAGGCCGAGCCGAAGCGCTTCGCCTACATTCCCTTCCTCAGCCGCGAGAGCGCCGACTATGCGCTCGCCGGCCGCATCCCGCAGGCCATCGCCGACGGCCGCCTCGAAGCGCGCGCCGGCCTCGGCCTCGATGCGACCCTCGCCCACGTCATGCTCTGCGGCAACCCGGCCATGGTCGAGGACGCGACGGCGGCGCTCGCCGCGCGCGGCTTCCGCAAGCACAGGCGCAAGGAGCCGGGACAGATCAGCATGGAAACCTACTGGTAA
- a CDS encoding fumarylacetoacetate hydrolase family protein encodes MKLVRYGTEGREKPGLIDGEGRLRDLSVAIATIDQLTLSPQGLNSLRSIAPESLPRVKGNPRLGVPFTGISKIVGVGLNYRDHAKEAGMPIPAEPILFMKATTCINGPFDPLVLPPGSTKADWEVELAIVIGTVARHVPVERALEHVAGYCVANDVSEREYQLERGTQWDKGKGCDTFGPLGPWLVTADEITDPQELHLWLELNGQRVQDGHTSNMVFGCAELVSYTSRFMTLLPGDVIVTGTPPGVGLGMKPPRYLKAGDRLRLGVDGLGVQEQPVVAAR; translated from the coding sequence ATGAAACTCGTACGCTACGGCACGGAGGGCCGCGAAAAGCCCGGCCTCATCGATGGCGAGGGCCGGCTGCGCGACCTGTCGGTCGCCATCGCCACCATCGACCAGCTCACCCTCTCGCCGCAGGGGCTGAACAGCCTGCGCAGCATCGCGCCGGAATCGCTGCCGCGCGTGAAAGGCAATCCGCGCCTCGGCGTGCCGTTCACCGGCATCAGCAAGATCGTCGGCGTCGGCCTCAACTACCGCGACCACGCGAAGGAGGCCGGCATGCCGATCCCGGCCGAGCCGATCCTCTTCATGAAGGCCACCACCTGCATCAACGGGCCATTCGATCCGCTCGTGCTGCCGCCCGGCTCGACGAAGGCCGACTGGGAAGTCGAGCTCGCCATCGTCATCGGCACGGTCGCGCGGCACGTGCCCGTCGAGCGCGCGCTCGAGCACGTCGCCGGCTACTGCGTCGCCAACGACGTCTCCGAGCGCGAGTACCAGCTCGAGCGCGGCACGCAGTGGGACAAGGGCAAGGGCTGCGACACCTTCGGCCCGCTCGGGCCGTGGCTGGTCACCGCCGACGAGATCACCGACCCGCAGGAGCTGCACCTCTGGCTGGAACTCAACGGCCAGCGCGTGCAGGACGGCCACACTTCGAACATGGTGTTCGGCTGCGCCGAGCTGGTCAGCTACACCAGCCGCTTCATGACGCTGCTGCCCGGCGACGTCATCGTCACCGGCACCCCGCCCGGCGTCGGCCTCGGCATGAAGCCGCCGCGCTACCTGAAGGCCGGCGACCGGCTGCGCCTGGGAGTGGACGGCCTCGGCGTGCAGGAACAGCCCGTCGTCGCCGCGCGCTGA
- a CDS encoding ATP-binding protein, with protein MPASIRGHLALLLIALSIPLVALLGYNIYSDMQDAVSRAKTSLRILATTMATNAGRKVAETRETLARLAARPLVKAADANRCDEVLKELHSLSPGYSNIVYTDVRGRTLCSARPQPGGRTVDVGGTDWFRKAARLQRFSIGTPHVGPITGKWVTVFSLPIRDDAGNMVGLIHLPLDLNAYDPGIPVRHLPEDSRYGFFDADGIMIWRNADPEKVIGTRPDADAARRIVEVRDGEFEALAVDGVVRFFSVVTVPEAGWVAFIGVPRDSIYAQAREKALVGALVSLLGLAVLIVLMLAIARRIGRPVHSLVTAVRAVGAGDLGVRAAPSGPAELREVAAEFNAMVDARLRSESLFREVTESIREAFWIVTPDWRTVKYISPAYEKIWGEPVELLYRDGLRWLAAVPEKFRADLRAAIPKPEGHSSCEVVQFPDYPILRPDGTQRWIASRAYPVRDDAGRVLHFAGISEDITERKRAEAELEGYRHKLEDLVGERTAALELALREQEAFSYSVSHDLRAPLRAINGFAGILLEDERPRLSEDGRTLLDRIAHNAARMGELIDDILAYSRSTRQEMEQQDVDFDALARKVAGELGAEHPNAEIAIGPLPVVRGDPTMLAQVMQNLIGNALKFSAGRERPRIEIGMREAGAERVFFVRDNGAGFDMQYADKLFGMFQRLHRESQFPGTGVGLSIVRRLIERHGGRIWAEAAPDRGATFSFTLPGSPA; from the coding sequence ATGCCAGCTTCGATCCGGGGCCATCTGGCCTTGCTGCTGATCGCGCTTTCCATCCCGCTGGTGGCGCTGCTCGGCTACAACATCTACAGCGACATGCAGGATGCCGTCAGCCGAGCCAAGACCTCGCTGCGCATCCTCGCCACCACGATGGCCACCAACGCCGGACGCAAGGTCGCCGAGACGCGCGAAACGCTCGCCCGCCTGGCCGCCCGCCCCCTCGTCAAGGCGGCCGACGCAAATCGCTGCGACGAGGTGTTGAAGGAGCTGCACTCGCTGAGTCCCGGCTATTCCAACATCGTCTACACGGATGTGCGCGGCCGCACGCTGTGCTCGGCCCGGCCCCAGCCGGGCGGGCGGACGGTCGACGTCGGCGGCACCGACTGGTTCCGCAAGGCGGCACGGTTGCAGCGCTTCAGCATCGGCACGCCGCACGTCGGCCCCATCACCGGCAAGTGGGTAACCGTCTTCAGCCTGCCGATCCGCGACGACGCCGGCAACATGGTGGGCCTCATCCACCTGCCGCTCGACCTGAACGCCTACGACCCCGGCATCCCCGTGCGCCACCTGCCCGAAGACAGCCGCTACGGTTTCTTCGACGCGGACGGAATCATGATCTGGCGCAACGCGGACCCCGAGAAGGTGATCGGCACCAGGCCGGATGCCGATGCGGCGCGCCGCATCGTCGAAGTGCGCGACGGCGAATTCGAGGCCCTGGCGGTCGACGGCGTCGTCCGCTTCTTTTCCGTGGTGACGGTGCCGGAGGCCGGCTGGGTCGCCTTCATCGGCGTGCCGCGCGACTCGATCTACGCCCAGGCCCGGGAAAAGGCCCTCGTCGGCGCACTCGTCAGCCTGCTCGGGCTGGCCGTCCTGATCGTGCTGATGCTGGCGATTGCCCGCCGCATCGGCCGGCCGGTGCATTCCCTCGTGACCGCCGTGCGCGCAGTGGGCGCCGGCGACCTCGGCGTGCGCGCGGCTCCCTCCGGCCCCGCCGAACTGCGCGAAGTGGCCGCCGAATTCAACGCCATGGTCGACGCCCGGCTGCGCAGCGAGTCCCTGTTCCGCGAAGTCACGGAATCGATCCGCGAGGCCTTCTGGATCGTCACGCCCGACTGGCGCACGGTGAAGTACATCAGCCCGGCCTACGAGAAAATCTGGGGCGAGCCGGTCGAACTGCTCTACCGGGACGGCCTGCGCTGGCTGGCGGCGGTGCCGGAAAAATTCCGCGCCGACCTGCGTGCGGCAATCCCGAAGCCGGAAGGCCATTCAAGCTGCGAAGTCGTGCAGTTTCCCGACTACCCGATCCTGCGGCCGGACGGCACGCAGCGCTGGATCGCCTCGCGCGCCTACCCCGTGCGCGATGACGCCGGCCGCGTACTGCACTTCGCCGGCATCTCCGAGGACATCACGGAACGCAAGCGCGCCGAGGCCGAGCTGGAAGGCTACCGCCACAAGCTCGAGGACCTGGTGGGCGAGCGCACCGCCGCCCTCGAACTGGCCCTGCGCGAGCAGGAGGCGTTCTCGTACTCGGTGTCGCACGACCTGCGCGCGCCGCTGCGCGCCATCAACGGCTTCGCCGGAATCCTGCTCGAGGACGAGCGGCCGCGCCTGAGCGAGGACGGCAGGACGCTGCTCGACCGCATCGCGCACAACGCCGCCCGCATGGGCGAGCTCATCGACGACATCCTCGCGTACTCGCGCAGCACCCGCCAGGAGATGGAACAGCAGGACGTCGACTTCGATGCGCTGGCCCGCAAGGTGGCCGGCGAACTGGGCGCCGAGCATCCCAACGCCGAAATCGCCATCGGGCCGCTGCCCGTGGTGCGCGGCGACCCGACCATGCTCGCCCAGGTGATGCAGAACCTGATCGGCAACGCGCTGAAATTTTCCGCCGGGCGCGAACGGCCCCGGATCGAGATCGGCATGCGCGAGGCCGGCGCCGAGCGGGTGTTCTTCGTCCGCGACAACGGCGCCGGCTTCGACATGCAGTACGCCGACAAGCTGTTCGGCATGTTCCAGCGCCTGCACCGCGAAAGTCAGTTCCCCGGCACCGGCGTCGGCCTGTCCATCGTCAGGCGCCTCATAGAACGCCATGGCGGGCGCATCTGGGCCGAGGCTGCGCCCGACCGCGGCGCGACCTTCAGTTTCACCTTGCCGGGTTCCCCCGCCTGA
- a CDS encoding cobalamin-dependent protein (Presence of a B(12) (cobalamin)-binding domain implies dependence on cobalamin itself, in one of its several forms, or in some unusual lineages, dependence on a cobalamin-like analog.): MTLRQWAAAAADHVVAALAAEAGDPAAEVRARWRGDALMHVAQLSAASALGSARAFRQYVQWQRRLLMARRLPAEELARSLRLLVAFFRQALPEDNRQAVLDLIAAGLHVLAGEEDVPDYALEPAGLDPAAETLAETLLAGDGARARELLLTASREASLPEAVARIVRPAMRRIGWWWQAGRISVAQEHLATETAHRAVDDAFTHAPRKPRRRRSALFACVEGNRHALGMRTLADAFEIEGWTAFNLGADVPTASLPGMVQALGPELVGLSVSMTTQLPAARAAVEALRKLPDGAGIRVMLGGLASDSLHDAWRWVGADLAAGDAQEALAAAEGTRRA; encoded by the coding sequence ATGACGCTTCGGCAATGGGCCGCCGCAGCGGCCGATCATGTCGTCGCCGCGCTGGCGGCCGAGGCCGGCGATCCGGCGGCGGAGGTCCGTGCGCGCTGGCGCGGCGATGCCCTGATGCATGTCGCGCAGCTGTCGGCCGCATCGGCGCTCGGCAGCGCACGGGCCTTCCGCCAGTACGTGCAATGGCAGCGCCGCCTGCTCATGGCGCGCCGGCTGCCGGCGGAGGAGCTGGCGCGCTCGCTGCGACTGCTCGTTGCATTCTTCCGGCAAGCCCTGCCGGAAGACAACCGCCAGGCCGTCCTCGATCTGATCGCGGCGGGCCTTCATGTCCTCGCTGGCGAGGAGGACGTGCCCGACTACGCGCTGGAGCCGGCCGGACTCGATCCGGCGGCGGAGACGCTCGCCGAAACGCTGCTGGCCGGAGACGGCGCGCGCGCGCGGGAGCTGCTGCTGACGGCATCGCGCGAGGCCTCGCTGCCGGAGGCGGTGGCGCGCATCGTGCGGCCGGCGATGCGGCGCATCGGCTGGTGGTGGCAGGCAGGGCGCATCAGCGTGGCGCAGGAGCATCTGGCCACCGAAACCGCCCACCGCGCGGTGGATGACGCTTTCACCCATGCTCCGCGGAAACCGCGTCGCCGGCGCAGTGCGCTGTTCGCCTGCGTCGAGGGCAACCGCCACGCGCTCGGCATGCGCACGCTCGCCGATGCCTTCGAGATCGAGGGCTGGACCGCCTTCAACCTCGGCGCCGACGTGCCGACCGCGTCGCTGCCCGGCATGGTGCAAGCCCTCGGGCCGGAGCTGGTCGGCCTGTCGGTTTCCATGACGACGCAGTTGCCTGCGGCGCGCGCGGCGGTCGAGGCCCTCCGGAAGCTGCCCGACGGCGCCGGCATCCGCGTGATGCTGGGCGGGCTGGCGAGCGACAGCCTGCACGATGCGTGGCGCTGGGTCGGCGCCGACCTGGCGGCCGGCGATGCGCAGGAGGCGCTGGCGGCGGCCGAGGGGACGCGCCGCGCCTGA
- a CDS encoding response regulator: MRLLIIDAARPFLEAARHCAEDAGDCRVSTAVSAEAGIRAARAMRPDIVLADHELRTRDGRSVIPLLRQLLPEATLVCLTLDDEGEAARALRRRNADVCLEKPRLAEALPELLAGALH, from the coding sequence ATGAGACTGCTGATCATCGACGCGGCGCGCCCCTTCCTGGAAGCGGCCCGGCATTGCGCCGAGGACGCCGGCGACTGCCGCGTGTCCACCGCCGTCAGTGCGGAGGCGGGCATCCGCGCCGCCCGCGCCATGCGGCCGGACATCGTGCTGGCCGACCATGAACTGCGGACCCGCGACGGCAGGTCGGTGATTCCCTTGCTCAGGCAGCTGCTGCCCGAGGCGACGCTGGTCTGCCTCACGCTCGACGACGAAGGCGAGGCGGCCCGCGCGCTGCGGCGCCGCAACGCGGATGTCTGCCTCGAGAAGCCGCGGCTGGCCGAGGCGCTGCCGGAGCTGCTGGCCGGCGCCCTGCACTGA
- a CDS encoding sensor histidine kinase: protein MTDPETSPAAAKPLRAIIVEDTPDDVALLLRSLRRAGYAPDYARVQTAEELDGALRAGSWDIVLSDYTLPDFSGLMALHQVAAFDPDLPFIIVSGNIGEDVAVAAMKAGAHDYLIKGNLTRLGAAIERELREAGMRRARRRDELALQHARLRLQALSNRMLEMQEAERRHIARELHDEIGQSLTAIKLNLEALARRIDDEKARGLTAEIAGVAGQVLDQVRRLSLDLRPPQLDDLGLRAALQWLVKRHTREDGPAIELTAPESLPRIGSAAETACFRVAQEALTNILRHAEATSVHIELKEDGGQFCLDVRDDGRGFDLAAARARALEGASLGLVGMNERVALAGGEIRLASRSGGGTHVRACFPLPAGAARP from the coding sequence ATGACCGATCCTGAAACGAGCCCGGCGGCGGCCAAGCCGCTGCGGGCCATCATCGTCGAGGACACCCCCGACGATGTCGCACTGCTGCTGCGGTCACTGCGGCGCGCCGGCTATGCGCCGGACTATGCCCGCGTGCAGACGGCCGAGGAGCTCGACGGGGCGCTGCGGGCGGGCAGTTGGGACATCGTCCTTTCGGACTACACCCTGCCCGATTTCTCCGGCCTGATGGCCCTGCACCAGGTTGCCGCCTTCGATCCCGACCTGCCCTTCATCATCGTCTCCGGCAACATCGGCGAGGACGTCGCCGTCGCGGCCATGAAGGCCGGCGCCCACGACTACCTGATCAAGGGCAACCTGACGCGCCTCGGCGCCGCCATCGAGCGCGAGCTGCGCGAAGCCGGCATGCGCCGCGCCCGGCGGCGCGACGAACTGGCGCTGCAGCACGCCCGGCTGCGCCTGCAGGCGCTCTCCAACCGCATGCTGGAGATGCAGGAAGCCGAGCGGCGCCACATCGCCCGCGAGCTGCACGACGAGATCGGCCAGTCTCTCACCGCCATCAAGCTCAACCTGGAGGCGCTCGCGCGCCGCATCGACGACGAAAAGGCGCGCGGGCTCACGGCGGAAATCGCCGGCGTCGCCGGCCAGGTGCTCGACCAGGTGCGCCGGCTCTCGCTCGACCTGCGCCCGCCGCAGCTCGACGACCTCGGCCTGCGCGCCGCCCTGCAATGGCTGGTCAAGCGGCACACGCGCGAGGACGGGCCGGCGATCGAGCTGACGGCGCCGGAGAGCCTGCCGCGCATCGGCAGCGCGGCCGAGACGGCCTGTTTCCGCGTCGCCCAGGAGGCGCTCACCAACATTCTGCGTCACGCCGAAGCGACCTCGGTGCACATCGAGCTGAAGGAGGATGGCGGCCAGTTTTGCCTCGACGTGCGCGACGACGGCCGCGGCTTCGACCTCGCCGCCGCCCGCGCTCGCGCGCTGGAGGGCGCCAGCCTCGGCCTGGTCGGCATGAACGAGCGCGTCGCGCTGGCCGGCGGCGAGATCCGCCTCGCCAGCCGCAGCGGCGGCGGCACCCACGTGCGCGCCTGCTTTCCGCTGCCGGCCGGAGCGGCGCGCCCATGA
- a CDS encoding response regulator transcription factor — MKPLRLLLADDHTLVRAGLRALLDGMDGVTVVAEADNGEEAVALAQAHAPDVVLLDITMPGLNGLQAAERILAQSPPPRVVILSMHAAEEYVNRALSLGVAGYLLKDAATLELQAALEAVSAGQTYLSPRITSQLLESRQKAGEAPKPALTARQLEVLRLLALGKSVKEIAYDLQLSAKTVETYRAQIMERLDLHDLASLVRYAIRNGLVSAD, encoded by the coding sequence ATGAAGCCCCTGCGCCTGCTGCTCGCCGACGACCACACGCTGGTGCGCGCCGGCCTGCGCGCCCTGCTCGACGGCATGGACGGCGTCACGGTGGTCGCGGAGGCGGACAACGGCGAAGAGGCCGTCGCCCTCGCGCAGGCGCACGCGCCCGACGTGGTGCTGCTCGACATCACCATGCCCGGCCTCAACGGCCTGCAGGCGGCCGAGCGCATCCTGGCGCAGTCGCCGCCGCCCCGTGTCGTCATCCTCTCCATGCATGCCGCCGAGGAATACGTGAACCGCGCGCTCTCCCTTGGCGTGGCCGGCTACCTGCTGAAGGATGCCGCCACGCTCGAGCTGCAGGCGGCACTGGAGGCAGTGTCCGCCGGCCAGACCTATCTCTCCCCGCGCATCACCAGCCAGCTGCTCGAATCGCGCCAGAAGGCCGGCGAGGCGCCGAAGCCGGCGCTGACCGCGCGCCAACTCGAGGTGCTGCGCCTGCTGGCACTCGGCAAGAGCGTCAAGGAAATCGCCTACGACCTGCAGCTCTCGGCGAAGACGGTGGAGACCTACCGCGCCCAGATCATGGAGCGGCTCGACCTGCACGACCTCGCCAGCCTGGTGCGCTACGCCATCCGCAACGGGCTGGTCAGCGCCGACTAG